A DNA window from Setaria viridis chromosome 2, Setaria_viridis_v4.0, whole genome shotgun sequence contains the following coding sequences:
- the LOC117844654 gene encoding uncharacterized protein has product MEGCPSKEISSAEAVFVGALSSGVNAPTWFVLKITFLLLAFCFTAMLALAFSSKNFVIVGHVLLLVTIGTVLFVLLNRFLAEVGFVPVEQQMQEMGIHKTEATDRDKRK; this is encoded by the exons ATGGAAGGGTGTCCCTCAAAAGAAATATCATCTGCCGAAGCTGTCTTCGTGGGAGCATTGTCGTCTGGTGTTAAT GCTCCCACGTGGTTTGTGCTGAAGATCACATTTTTGCTCCTGGCTTTCTGTTTTACTGCGATGCTTGCTCTAGCATTTTCATCGAAAAACTTTGTGATTGTTGGGCATGTTCTTCTGCTCGTGACTATTGGCACAGTGCTATTTGTTCTGCTTAACAG GTTTCTAGCAGAAGTTGGGTTTGTGCCTGTTGAACAACAGATGCAGGAGATGGGCATCcacaaaacagaagccacagATAGGGACAAAAGAAAGTAA
- the LOC117846378 gene encoding aspartokinase 2, chloroplastic, giving the protein MAAAAAALRTPARLGLNGAAAGEKWLLQRQRGAPAPVLVPAAPCRRKAAVRCQRAVGAAIVEKKDAQEGASSGGAEPELTVVMKFGGSSVASAERMREVADLILSFPEEQPVIVLSAMGKTTNKLLMAGEKAVHCGATNVSELDELSFIKELHLGTVDQLGLDSSIVCGLLDELEQLLKGISMMKELTLRTRDYLVSFGECMSTRIFAALLNKIGVKARQYDAFEIGFITTDDFTNADILEATYPAVAKRLHGDWINDPAIPIVTGFLGKGWRSCAITTLGRGGSDLTATTIGKALGLREIQVWKDVDGVLTCDPNIHPKAKPVPYLTFDEAAELAYFGAQVLHPQSMRPAREGDIPVRVKNSYNRQAPGTLITKARDMSKSILTSIVLKSNITMLDIVSTRMLGQYGFLAKVFSIFEDLGISVDCVATSEVSISLTLDPSKLWSCELVQQKIELDDVIEELEKIAVVHLLQNRSIISLIGNVQRSSLILEKAFNVLRRNGVNVQMISQGASKVNISLVVHDSEAKQCVQALHSAFFENGFSSEVDKMDILHNDFTSHSEGTVHIH; this is encoded by the exons atggcggcggcggcggcggctctccGTACCCCCGCGCGGCTGGGACTCAACGGTGCCGCCGCTGGGGAGAAGTGGCTGCTGCAGCGGCAGCGCGGAGCCCCGGCGCCTGTCTtggtgccggcggcgccgtgccggaggaaggcggcggtccGGTGCCAGCGAGCCGTCGGCGCCGCCATTGTGGAGAAGAAGGATGCGCAGGAGGGAGCGAGTTCCGGTGGGGCCGAGCCGGAGCTCACTGTCGTGATGAAGTTCGGCGGGTCGTCGGTGGCCTCGGCCGAGCGGATGCGCGAGGTGGCCGACCTCATCCTCAGCTTCCCCGAGGAGCAGCCGGTCATCGTGCTCTCCGCGATGGGGAAGACCACCAACAAACTCCTCATG GCTGGGGAAAAGGCAGTGCACTGCGGCGCGACCAACGTCTCGGAGCTGGACGAGCTCTCCTTTATAAAGGAATTGCATCTTGG GACGGTTGACCAGCTTGGGCTAGATAGTTCAATTGTTTGTG GTTTGCTGGATGAACTTGAACAACTTCTTAAGGGAATTTCTATGATGAAAGAGCTGACTCTTAGGACACGAGATTATCTAGTCTCATTTGGTGAATGCATGTCTacaagaatatttgcagcacttTTAAACAAAATTGGGGTAAAAGCTCGGCAG TATGATGCATTTGAAATTGGTTTTATAACTACTGATGATTTCACAAATGCGGATATTCTGGAAGCAACTTATCCTGCCGTTGCAAAAAGGCTACATGGGGACTGGATTAACGATCCTGCTATTCCTATTGTCACTGGCTTTCTTGGAAAG GGATGGAGATCTTGTGCGATAACCACCTTAGGCAGGGGTGGTAGCGACTTGACAGCTACAACCATCGGCAAAGCCTTGGGATTAAGAGAAATCCAG GTTTGGAAAGATGTTGATGGTGTTTTAACATGTGATCCTAATATTCACCCAAAGGCAAAACCTGTGCCATACTTGACATTTGATGAGGCAGCTGAACTTGCCTATTTTGGTGCACAG GTTTTGCATCCACAATCAATGCGACCAGCTAGAGAAGGTGATATACCTGTTAGGGTTAAGAATTCGTATAACCGTCAAGCCCCTGGTACCCTCATCACTAAAGCAAGAGATATGAGTAAG AGTATTTTGACTAGCATTGTATTGAAATCAAATATTACGATGCTTGATATAGTGAGCACGCGCATGCTTGGCCAGTATGGTTTTCTAGCTAAG GTCTTTTCGATATTTGAAGATTTGGGCATCTCTGTTGATTGCGTGGCTACCAGTGAAGTCAGCATATCTTTGACCCTGGATCCATCGAAACTATGGAGTTGTGAATTGGTTCAGCAAAAGATT GAACTTGAtgacgtcattgaagagctTGAGAAGATAGCAGTTGTTCATCTGCTTCAGAACAGGTCAATAATATCTTTAATTGGAAATGTGCAGAGGTCGTCTTTGATTCTTGAAAAG GCATTTAACGTTCTACGAAGAAACGGCGTCAATGTCCAGATGATCTCACAAGGGGCATCCAAG GTGAATATTTCCTTGGTAGTCCATGACAGTGAGGCAAAACAGTGTGTCCAAGCCCTCCACTCTGCATTCTTCGAGAACGGCTTCTCCTCGGAAGTCGATAAAATGGATATTCTGCACAATGACTTCACATCACATTCCGAGGGAACCGTTCACATCCATTAG
- the LOC117844653 gene encoding pentatricopeptide repeat-containing protein At3g26782, mitochondrial, whose product MAAASVMPPHADPPPLAMARDRTAPTSDPQRRRDAPTPSLRALFLRAVDPSRPSSWSAAVADLLSSGDPAAALAAFAAALRANPAALRPALPPALRAAAAATSLAAGRQLHLLALRSGLFPSDAYAASALLHMYHHCSCPLDARRAFDEIPAPNPVIVTAMASGCVRNNLVYPALAIFRSMVSSESAGVVDEAAALVALSASARVPDRGITGGIHALVVKIGLDGHAGVANTMLDAYAKGGGHDLGAARKLFDMMERDAVSWNTMIALYAQNGLSTEALGLYGKMLNVGGGIRCNAVTLSAVLLACAHAGAIQTGKRIHNQVVRMGLEENVYVGTSVVDMYSKCGRVEMARKAFCRIKEKNILSWSAMIAGYGMHGHGQEALEVFSEMRRSGLKPNYITFISVLAACSHAGLLNEGRHWYNAMSKEFGIEPGVEHYGCMVDLLGRAGCLDEAYGLIKEMKVKPDAAMWGALLSACRIHKNVELAETAANRLFELDATNSGYYVLLSNIYAEAGMWKDVERMRVLFKTRGMEKPPGYSSVELKGKTHLFYVGDKRHPQHKEIYAYLDKLLERMQEAGYAPNTGSVHHDLDEEEKESTLRIHSEKLAVAFALMNSVQGSVIHVIKNLRVCTDCHTAIKIITKLTGREIIVRDIKRFHHFKDGLCSCGDYW is encoded by the exons ATGGCGGCAGCAAGCGTCATGCCTCCACACGCAGACCCACCACCACTAGCCATGGCGCGTGACCGCACAGCTCCCACCTCCGACCCCCAACGCCGACGAGACGCCCCCACCCCGTCCCTCCGCGCGCTCTTCCTCCGCGCCGTCGACCCTTCCCGCCCCTCGTCGtggtccgccgccgtcgcggacctcctctcctccggcgaccccgccgccgctctggccgccttcgccgccgccctccgcgccaACCCCGCCGCGCTCCGCCCGGCCCTGCCCCcggccctccgcgccgccgccgccgccacctccctcgccgccggccgccagctccacctcctcgcGCTCCGCTCGGGCCTCTTCCCCTCCGACGCGtacgccgcctccgccctcctccACATGTACCACCATTGCTCCTGCCCGCTTGACGCCCGCAGGGCGTTCGACGAAATCCCCGCCCCCAACCCCGTCATTGTCACTGCCATGGCGTCCGGCTGCGTGCGGAACAACCTCGTATACCCGGCCCTCGCCATCTTCCGCTCCATGGTCTCCTCTGAGTCCGCCGGGGTGGTCGACGAGGCCGCTGCGCTGGTGGCGCTCTCTGCATCCGCACGCGTCCCCGACCGCGGCATTACTGGTGGCATTCATGCTCTTGTTGTGAAGATTGGCTTGGACGGGCATGCTGGTGTGGCTAACACGATGCTAGACGCTTATGCAAAAGGCGGTGGTCATGACCTGGGCGCTGCGAGGAAGCTCTTTGATATGATGGAGAGGGACGCAGTGTCCTGGAACACGATGATTGCGTTGTATGCACAGAATGGACTGTCGACAGAGGCGCTCGGATTGTATGGTAAGATGCTGAATGTTGGTGGTGGCATTAGGTGCAATGCCGTGACTTTGTCAGCTGTGCTACTGGCTTGCGCGCATGCTGGGGCAATACAGACTGGAAAGCGCATTCATAATCAG GTGGTACGAATGGGTTTGGAGGAGAATGTCTATGTTGGAACTTCTGTAGTTGATATGTACAGCAAGTGTGGGAGAGTTGAAATGGCTAGGAAGGCCTTCTGCAGAATCAAGGAAAAGAATATCCTTTCATGGTCTGCCATGATTGCTGGCTATGGCATGCATGGTCATGGGCAAGAAGCCCTTGAGGTTTTTAGTGAGATGAGGAGATCAGGGTTAAAGCCCAACTACATAACCTTTATCTCAGTTTTAGCTGCTTGCAGTCATGCCGGTCTTTTGAATGAGGGCCGTCATTGGTACAATGCCATGAGCAAAGAATTTGGAATTGAGCCTGGTGTGGAGCATTATGGATGCATGGTGGATCTTCTTGGTCGTGCTGGTTGTCTTGATGAGGCTTATGGACTTATTAAAGAAATGAAGGTCAAACCTGATGCTGCCATGTGGGGAGCTCTACTTAGTGCATGTCGGATCCATAAAAATGTTGAGCTGGCAGAAACTGCTGCGAATAGATTGTTCGAGCTGGATGCAACTAACTCTGGGTACTATGTTCTCTTGTCCAATATATATGCAGAAGCAGGAATGTGGAAAGATGTGGAAAGAATGAGAGTTCTGTTTAAAACAAGAGGGATGGAAAAGCCTCCAGGGTATAGCTCAGTTGAGTTGAAAGGTAAAACCCATTTATTTTATGTTGGAGACAAGAGACACCCACAGCACAAGGAAATCTATGCTTATTTGGATAAACTTCTTGAGAGAATGCAAGAAGCAGGCTATGCACCAAACACAGGTTCTGTTCATCATGATTtggatgaagaagaaaaagaatccACGTTGCGCATCCATAGTGAAAAGCTTGCTGTTGCTTTTGCGCTAATGAACTCTGTACAAGGATCAGTAATCCATGTCATAAAGAATCTCCGGGTATGCACTGATTGTCATACAGCAATAAAGATTATTACAAAGCTTACTGGACGAGAGATCATTGTTAGAGATATAAAGCGGTTTCATCATTTCAAGGATGGATTGTGCTCATGTGGGGATTATTGGTGA
- the LOC117843284 gene encoding receptor-like serine/threonine-protein kinase SD1-8: MFKLEPWRDAQCKSEGSSCQTLRYPNRTTGLSVLQSSPSDRVFSLARMAMSHLLLLALLLASACTSSAASGNTLTQSGNLTGIRTLASPGDAFRLGLFAASNRSRWFLGIWFTVSPDTVVWVANRDSPLTSPSGVVEVSIGGALVLRDGASTVWSSSDYSNSSAAAGAVAAELRDTGNLVLADAAGTVLWQSFDHPTNTFLPEMRVGRSLATGAEWSLSSWSAADDPSPGEFRYVMATPRGGAPELHVWSGGRKVYRTGPWNGVRFSGIPEMTTFEDMFEFRFTAAAGEVSYMFRNRDGSPMSRVLLNESGVMQRMVWDKASGTWSNFWSGPRDQCDGYGRCGAFGVCNVVDALVCGCIAGFVPRSAAEWYMRNTSGGCTRRTPLRCGGSGGGDDGFYVLRGVKLPDTERTTEDASATLQECARRCLANCSCTAYAAADIRGGGSGCIQWFGDLVDTRFVDSGQDLYVRLAKSELAVADAPKNTRKFVAVITLVITGFALLLLSLAFVIWRKVRRSERVTMLDGAVELMSGECPTYPMGIIRTATNGFCADNVIGRGGFGVVYKGQLPDGQHVAVKKLSAENTAQALNEFMNEVVLIANLQHRNLVRLLGCCVHCSERMLVYEYMSNKSLDFFIFDERRRALLSWKTRLDIILGIARGVLYLHQDSRLNIIHRDLKAANVLLDGDMVAKISDFGIARLFSTSADRQETITGRIIGTYGYMAPEYAMDGTMSFMQDVYSFGVLLLEIVSGRRNQRSFNLIAHAWGLWEGGRSRDLTDPAIRGGCTGGELGQAATCVHVALLCVQDCPSRRPPMADVIPMLLQQTAPGRPQRPVVCSNPAAAAAAALAVLAEITGGGNELTITSLEGR; the protein is encoded by the exons ATGTTCAAGTTGGAGCCATGGAGAGATGCTCAGTGTAAAAGTGAAGGTTCTTCATGTCAAACCCTGCGTTACCCCAATCGTACAACAGGACTGTCCGTCCTTCAGTCTTCACCTTCAGACAGAGTGTTCTCCCTCGCGCGCATGGCCATGAGCCACCTGCTCCTCCTTGCTCTTCTCTTAGCGTCAGCTTGCACATCCTCCGCCGCCAGCGGGAACACGCTGACTCAGTCCGGGAACCTCACAGGGATCCGGACGCTGGCCTCGCCCGGCGACGCCTTCCGGCTGGGCCTCTTCGCCGCCAGCAACCGCTCCAGGTGGTTCCTCGGCATATGGTTCACTGTCTCACCGGACACCGTCGTCTGGGTCGCCAACCGCGACAGCCCGCTGACAAGCCCGTCCGGCGTGGTCGAGGTCAGCATCGGAGGAGCCCTGGTCCTCCGCGACGGCGCTAGCACTGTCTGGTCGTCCTCCgactactccaactcctccgccgcggccggcgcggtcgCCGCGGAGCTCCGCGACACGGGCAACCTGGTGCTCGCGGACGCTGCCGGCACCGtgctgtggcagagcttcgaTCACCCGACCAACACGTTCCTCCCAGAGATGCGGGTCGGGAGGAGCCTCGCAACCGGCGCCGAGTGGTCCCTCTCGTCGTGGAGCGCCGCCGACGACCCGTCGCCCGGCGAGTTCCGCTACGTCATGGCcacgccgcgcggcggcgcgccggagcTCCACGTCTGGAGCGGCGGCCGCAAGGTCTACCGGACGGGGCCCTGGAACGGCGTGCGGTTCAGCGGCATCCCGGAGATGACCACCTTCGAGGACATGTTCGAGTTCCGGttcacggccgccgccggcgaggtctcCTACATGTTCCGCAACCGCGACGGCTCGCCGATGTCGCGGGTGCTCCTCAACGAGTCCGGCGTGATGCAGCGCATGGTCTGGGACAAGGCTTCGGGGACCTGGAGCAACTTCTGGTCTGGGCCGCGGGACCAGTGCGACGGCTACGGCCGGTGCGGCGCGTTCGGCGTCTGCAACGTCGTCGACGCCTTGGTCTGCGGCTGCATCGCCGGGTTCGtgccgaggtcggcggcggagtGGTACATGCGGAACACGTCCGGCGGGTGCACCCGGAGGACGCCGCTAcggtgcggcggcagcggcggcggggacgacggGTTCTACGTCCTGCGCGGCGTGAAGCTGCCGGACACGGAGAGGACCACCGAGGACGCCAGTGCCACGCTCCAGGAGTGCGCGCGGAGGTGCCTGGCGAACTGCTCCTGCACGGCGTACGCGGCGGCGGAcatccgcggcggcgggagcgggtgcATCCAGTGGTTCGGCGACCTGGTGGACACGCGGTTCGTCGACAGCGGCCAGGATCTCTATGTCAGGCTTGCAAAGTCtgaacttgcagttgcag ATGCTCCCAAGAATACCCGGAAGTTTGTGGCTGTCATCACCCTGGTGATTACCGGGTTCGCGTTGCTTCTTCTATCCCTTGCCTTTGTGATTTGGAGAAAGGTGCGGCGCAGTGAGAGAG TTACCATGCTTGATGGCGCAGTCGAGCTTATGAGCGGCGAATGCCCCACGTACCCGATGGGGATCATTAGAACAGCCACCAACGGATTCTGTGCAGACAATGTGATTGGGCGAGGCGGATTCGGCGTGGTTTACAAG GGACAGTTGCCGGATGGGCAGCACGTTGCTGTCAAGAAGCTCTCGGCGGAGAACACGGCGCAAGCCCTGAACGAGTTCATGAACGAGGTGGTCCTGATCGCGAACCTGCAGCACCGCAACCTGGTCCGCCTCCTCGGCTGCTGCGTCCACTGCTCGGAGAGGATGCTCGTCTACGAGTACATGAGCAACAAGAGCTTGGACTTCTTCATCTTTG ACGAAAGGCGGCGCGCGTTGCTGAGCTGGAAGACGAGGCTGGACATCATCCTCGGCATCGCGAGGGGCGTCCTGTACCTCCACCAGGACTCGAGGCTCAACATCATCCACCGGGACCTGAAGGCGGCGAACGTGCTCCTCGACGGCGACATGGTCGCCAAGATCTCCGACTTCGGCATCGCCAGGCTCTTCAGCACCAGCGCCGACCGCCAGGAGACCATCACCGGAAGAATCATCGGCACATA cggGTACATGGCGCCGGAGTACGCCATGGACGGTACGATGTCGTTCATGCaggacgtgtacagcttcggcgtgctCCTGCTCGAGATCGTCAGCGGCAGGAGGAACCAGAGAAGCTTCAATCTCATAGCTCAT GCATGGGGGCTCTGGGAAGGAGGCCGGAGCCGGGACCTCACGGACCCGGCGATCCGCGGCGGCTGCACGGGAGGCGAGCTGGGGCAGGCGGCGACGTGCGTCCACGTCGCGCTGCTCTGCGTGCAGGACTGCCCGAGCCGGCGGCCGCCCATGGCGGACGTCATCCCGATGCTGTTGCAGCAGACAGCGCCGGGGCGGCCGCAGCGGCCCGTGGTTTGCAGcaacccggccgccgccgcagccgccgctctCGCCGTGCTAGCAGAGatcaccggcggcggcaacgagCTGACCATCACGAGCCTCGAAGGCCGGTAG
- the LOC117842871 gene encoding palmitoyl-acyl carrier protein thioesterase, chloroplastic, with amino-acid sequence MAMPAPQAATRVVAGGQLVFGKPEKAKGGRLLVRSCDNGGGRNGRRVTVEAVNGAVKLNGAAVAADVRQVPAPSSMDDGGDAFRLGKFVEGRLVYRQQFVIRSYEIGPDRTATMETLMNLLQETALNHVMCSGLAGDGFGATRQMSLRKLIWVVTRINIQVNKYSRWGDVVEIDTWVASSGKNGMRRDWIIRDRNTKNMIARATSNWVMMNRETRRLSKIPEEVRQEVLPFYLDRSIITADANGGGRKIEKLTDSTAEHIRSGLAPRWSDMDVNQHVNNVKYIGWILESVPLDVLEDYHLTSITLDYRRECRQSQLLESLTSMTTTTSPATDEPPAVPASSRCCSDLNSTHLIRQQDDGAEIVRARAEWRCKGRPGATKQP; translated from the exons ATGGCGATGCCGGCGCCGCAAGCCGCTAcgcgcgtcgtcgccggcggccagctCGTATTTGGCAAGCCTGAGAAGGCGAAGGGCGGGAGGCTGCTTGTGAGGAGCTGTGACAATGGCGGCGGCAGGAATGGCAGACGTGTTACGGTGGAAGCTGTCAACGGCGCTGTCAAGCTGAACGGCGCAGCGGTGGCGGCCGACGTTCGGCAGGTCCCGGCACCGTCATCCATGGACGACGGTGGCGATGCCTTCCGGCTCGGCAAGTTtgtggaagggaggcttgtgtACAGGCAGCAGTTTGTGATCAGGTCCTACGAGATCGGGCCTGACCGGACTGCCACCATGGAGACCCTCATGAACCTCCTGCAG GAGACAGCACTGAACCATGTGATGTGCTCCGGGCTTGCCGGAGACGGCTTCGGCGCGACACGGCAGATGAGCCTCAGGAAGCTCATCTGGGTCGTCACGAGAATCAACATCCAGGTCAACAAGTACAGCAGATG GGGAGATGTCGTCGAGATCGACACCTGGGTCGCGTCGTCAGGGAAGAACGGCATGCGCCGTGACTGGATCATCCGGGACCGCAACACCAAGAACATGATTGCAAGAGCCACAAG CAACTGGGTGATGATGAACAGAGAGACCCGGAGGCTGTCCAAGATCCCCGAGGAGGTCAGGCAGGAGGTGCTCCCCTTCTACCTGGACCGGAGCATCATCACTGCCGACGCTaacggcggcggccgcaagATCGAGAAGCTCACCGACTCGACGGCGGAGCACATACGATCAGGACTAGCT CCCAGGTGGAGCGACATGGATGTCAACCAGCATGTGAACAATGTCAAGTACATCGGTTGGATCCTGGAG AGTGTACCGCTGGACGTGCTGGAGGATTACCACCTGACGAGCATCACGCTGGACTACCGCCGGGAGTGCCGCCAGTCGCAGCTCCTCGAGTCGCTCACCAGCATGACGACcacgacctcgccggcgaccgACGAGCCACCGGCGGTTCCGGCGTCAAGCCGGTGCTGCTCCGACCTGAACAGCACGCACCTGATACGGCAGCAGGATGACGGAGCCGAGATCGTCAGGGCGCGTGCGGAGTGGCGCTGCAAGGGGCGTCCAGGGGCGACGAAACAGCCCTGA